In methanogenic archaeon ISO4-H5, the following are encoded in one genomic region:
- a CDS encoding tryptophan synthase alpha subunit TrpA, whose product MSDLAKAFDHGKAFIAFVTCGDPDLETTGKVVRAMVENGADLIELGIPFSDPTAEGPVIMDADKRALDGGVTTDDIFEFTRELRNDVKVPMLYMTYANVVFHYGAEEFCRKASEAGVSGLILPDVPFEEKADFDGMCQKYGIDLVSMVAPTSESRIASIVSEARGFVYVVSSLGVTGIRTSITTDLRPMIDLIRKNTDIPCAIGFGISTPEQCRDMGNLADGAIVGSAIVKLIAKYGRDSAGPVGEYVASMTQALKNP is encoded by the coding sequence ATGAGTGATCTCGCCAAAGCGTTCGACCACGGCAAGGCGTTCATTGCCTTCGTCACCTGCGGAGACCCCGACCTGGAGACCACCGGCAAGGTAGTAAGGGCGATGGTCGAGAACGGAGCCGATCTCATCGAGCTCGGTATCCCCTTCTCCGACCCCACCGCAGAAGGCCCTGTCATCATGGACGCGGACAAACGCGCATTGGACGGAGGAGTGACCACCGACGACATCTTCGAGTTCACCAGGGAATTGAGAAATGATGTGAAGGTACCCATGCTCTACATGACCTACGCCAATGTGGTGTTCCACTACGGGGCGGAGGAGTTCTGCCGCAAAGCATCCGAAGCAGGAGTCAGCGGACTCATCCTCCCGGATGTGCCTTTCGAGGAAAAAGCAGACTTCGACGGCATGTGCCAGAAGTACGGAATAGACCTGGTTTCCATGGTCGCTCCCACCTCCGAGAGCAGGATTGCCTCCATCGTATCGGAGGCCCGCGGATTCGTCTACGTGGTCTCCTCCCTCGGTGTGACCGGCATCAGGACCAGCATCACCACCGACCTGAGACCCATGATTGATCTCATCAGGAAGAACACTGATATACCATGTGCGATAGGATTCGGGATCTCCACCCCCGAACAATGCAGGGATATGGGGAACCTCGCAGACGGTGCCATCGTGGGCAGCGCCATCGTGAAACTCATAGCGAAGTACGGCCGCGATTCGGCCGGACCCGTAGGAGAATATGTCGCTTCCATGACACAAGCCCTTAAAAACCCCTGA
- a CDS encoding NTPase, with protein MVNNIKIGITGLPGSGKTYTLKRVIEMLTNEDEDLTIGGMIDEKITDGRREVAVKVRNILSGEEVIFANPENESKITVGNLGVDLSLFESVAIDAIKNACETCDLIIIDEVGKVEVESQAFVDVVKEALEFDKPMIITLHKKSRNPLLQDIRRRDDVRILEVTPTNRNILPYKIVKLMNGESI; from the coding sequence ATGGTTAACAATATTAAAATCGGTATCACTGGTCTTCCCGGCTCGGGCAAGACGTACACGTTAAAGCGTGTTATCGAGATGTTAACCAATGAGGACGAGGACCTCACCATCGGCGGAATGATCGACGAGAAGATCACCGACGGAAGGCGTGAGGTAGCGGTCAAGGTACGCAACATCCTGAGCGGAGAAGAGGTTATTTTCGCCAATCCCGAGAACGAGAGCAAGATCACCGTGGGCAACCTGGGTGTCGATCTCTCCCTCTTCGAATCCGTGGCAATCGATGCCATTAAGAATGCCTGCGAGACCTGCGACCTGATTATCATCGACGAAGTAGGGAAGGTCGAAGTGGAAAGCCAGGCCTTCGTGGACGTGGTCAAAGAAGCATTGGAGTTCGACAAACCCATGATCATCACCCTCCACAAGAAATCCAGGAACCCCCTCCTGCAGGATATCAGGAGGAGGGACGACGTGAGAATCCTGGAGGTAACCCCAACCAACAGGAACATCCTGCCCTACAAGATTGTCAAACTGATGAACGGTGAAAGCATTTGA
- a CDS encoding transcriptional regulator TetR family yields MARGKMSVQEKRDIARRQIMDVSLELFLKKGFEETTTRDIIAKAGILNGSLYNRFKNKDEILISILKDAIADIMRESEEIFRKSKNFMAALSFPGILQLYVASRSVGIAKLIYVVHCRWEAVNIFINIFGDWWTQFVKEFNFASIDSDKSRMILSALIGSIGNMVGYYANGGKADYKDASKHHVLAIATTLGVPVVNLSETLDIVFNLLESGELNFLGHKLSEGLTE; encoded by the coding sequence ATGGCTAGAGGCAAAATGAGCGTCCAGGAGAAGCGCGACATAGCTCGCCGTCAGATCATGGACGTATCGCTGGAGCTTTTCCTGAAGAAGGGATTCGAGGAGACCACCACCCGCGATATCATAGCGAAGGCTGGCATCCTCAACGGCAGCCTCTATAACCGTTTCAAGAATAAGGATGAGATCCTCATCAGCATCCTGAAGGACGCCATCGCGGACATCATGCGCGAATCGGAGGAGATCTTCCGTAAGAGCAAGAATTTCATGGCTGCACTCTCCTTCCCTGGAATCCTCCAGTTGTATGTGGCAAGCCGCTCAGTCGGTATTGCGAAGCTAATCTACGTTGTTCACTGCCGCTGGGAGGCAGTCAATATTTTCATCAACATCTTCGGGGACTGGTGGACCCAGTTCGTTAAGGAGTTCAACTTCGCCTCTATCGATTCTGACAAGAGCAGGATGATTCTATCAGCGCTCATCGGTTCGATAGGTAACATGGTCGGATACTATGCGAACGGAGGGAAAGCTGATTATAAGGACGCATCCAAGCACCATGTGCTCGCTATTGCCACCACTCTTGGTGTTCCCGTGGTGAATCTATCGGAGACTCTCGACATCGTTTTCAATCTATTGGAATCCGGAGAATTGAACTTCCTGGGTCATAAGCTCAGCGAAGGTTTAACCGAGTGA
- a CDS encoding N2,N2-dimethylguanosine tRNA methyltransferase Trm1, whose product MIPPGTVITEGQTKLLVPESHSVNGPGKINAGSVFFNEQMAFNRDVSIMLLKALKRPSMTVADAMTATGSRACRIANEVPGTEVVANDYDANAIPYIEANIELNNLSNIRANHANMHVLFADESFDYVDLDPFGSPSLFIQSAIRGTRKKGILAVTATDTAPLAGAQTPKCRRRYQCEPIRGYMCHEGGLRILLCTIAREMGKFDMGMRPILSFSADHYYRAFVQIESGTTACDRMLDQLGYMKYDMSTLEREAVHEYDSEHRLGPFWLGPLFDKELLKEMSPEGTARERKCTKTLDIWRNEIDSVPFLYDMSELSSFTKLSPPNLDLLIEKMNELGPTSKTHFSPTSFVTELPLKDVLAVYREIGHETPPPVKPQ is encoded by the coding sequence TTGATCCCTCCGGGAACCGTCATCACCGAAGGACAGACCAAACTCCTGGTCCCCGAATCGCATTCTGTCAACGGCCCCGGCAAGATAAACGCAGGGTCGGTATTCTTCAACGAACAGATGGCCTTCAACCGCGATGTGAGCATCATGCTGCTGAAGGCACTCAAAAGACCCAGCATGACAGTTGCCGATGCCATGACCGCCACCGGCAGCAGGGCCTGCAGGATAGCCAACGAGGTCCCCGGGACCGAAGTAGTGGCAAACGACTACGATGCCAACGCCATCCCTTACATAGAGGCGAACATCGAACTCAACAACCTCTCCAATATCAGGGCGAACCACGCCAACATGCATGTGCTCTTCGCCGACGAATCGTTCGACTATGTCGATCTCGATCCTTTCGGTTCCCCCTCGCTTTTCATACAGTCCGCGATAAGGGGTACCCGCAAGAAGGGAATTCTAGCTGTCACCGCCACCGATACCGCTCCGCTCGCTGGGGCACAGACTCCCAAATGCAGGCGCAGGTACCAGTGCGAGCCCATCAGGGGCTACATGTGCCATGAGGGAGGACTGCGTATCCTCCTGTGCACCATCGCCCGCGAGATGGGCAAGTTCGACATGGGAATGAGACCAATACTCTCATTCAGCGCCGACCACTACTACAGAGCATTCGTGCAGATCGAGAGCGGAACGACCGCCTGCGACAGGATGCTCGACCAGCTCGGTTACATGAAATACGACATGTCGACCCTCGAGAGGGAAGCAGTCCACGAATACGATTCCGAGCACAGGCTCGGTCCGTTCTGGTTAGGCCCCCTGTTCGACAAGGAGCTCCTGAAAGAAATGTCGCCCGAGGGGACCGCCCGCGAGAGGAAATGCACCAAGACCCTCGACATCTGGAGGAACGAGATCGACAGCGTGCCGTTCCTTTATGACATGAGCGAGCTTTCCTCGTTCACCAAGCTGTCCCCGCCGAACCTCGATCTCCTCATCGAGAAGATGAATGAGCTCGGCCCCACCTCCAAGACCCACTTCTCCCCCACGTCGTTCGTCACCGAACTCCCCCTGAAGGATGTGCTCGCGGTCTACAGGGAGATAGGGCACGAGACCCCTCCGCCCGTAAAACCTCAGTGA
- a CDS encoding signal transduction histidine kinase, translating into MRKSIATGLVTFILLIAILFISINTVFFSGTEDLSNVLMGNIISDLISILLCIIIFMVVFLDLRDNRSTRIFLLLLFIETVLLFADIHCWVWDGDQTLVTAAIVANIVSYLCVLLLLTFYWALLLELYKPFHKRMAKFTKVIIALAVTDVILIVTNPLTGLFFVMDGNALYVRSDTFLLSLLAPNFIGLIEVYCILKFETKSRRKIVFIGYILFSWIAMFIQLFNYGISLQYVSFMFSFVLMYANIYLDRGTELIFNESRMNEQNAAIMVSQIQPHFLYNSLTSIMNIKGNPPQTRDAIAEFGGYLRANLDSMTTTNPIPVQREIEHVESYIYLRKLKFGDRLNIIYNIEDTSFFLPPETIKTIVSSVIEYNLVRDEQPLTITLSTENTEKYHVVRIYNDSVTPLARGFIRDKNNIEIAAMVNRLNTMVGGTLKNIEDSRGGNTVEIRIPHSSRY; encoded by the coding sequence ATGAGGAAATCGATTGCAACAGGATTGGTTACTTTCATTCTACTCATTGCGATTCTGTTCATCTCCATCAACACAGTATTCTTTTCCGGGACCGAGGACCTCAGCAACGTCCTGATGGGCAACATCATTTCCGATCTCATCAGCATCCTCCTCTGCATCATCATCTTCATGGTGGTTTTCCTCGATCTCAGAGATAACAGATCGACACGCATATTCCTGCTGCTCCTTTTCATCGAAACCGTCCTGCTGTTCGCAGACATCCATTGCTGGGTCTGGGACGGCGACCAGACTCTTGTCACCGCGGCAATAGTGGCGAACATCGTTTCGTACCTGTGTGTCCTGCTGCTCCTCACTTTCTACTGGGCCCTCCTCCTGGAACTGTACAAACCCTTCCACAAGAGGATGGCGAAGTTCACCAAGGTGATCATAGCCCTGGCCGTTACCGACGTAATACTGATTGTCACCAATCCCCTGACCGGATTGTTCTTCGTGATGGACGGCAACGCATTGTACGTCCGTTCCGACACCTTCCTGCTTTCACTGCTGGCACCCAACTTCATCGGACTGATAGAGGTGTACTGCATCCTGAAATTCGAGACCAAGAGCCGCCGCAAGATTGTGTTCATCGGGTACATCCTGTTCTCCTGGATCGCCATGTTCATCCAGCTGTTCAACTACGGAATCTCCCTGCAGTACGTCTCGTTCATGTTCTCCTTCGTCCTGATGTACGCCAACATCTACCTTGACCGCGGCACGGAACTGATATTCAACGAGAGCAGGATGAACGAACAGAATGCTGCCATCATGGTCTCCCAGATCCAGCCCCACTTCCTCTATAACTCCCTAACATCGATCATGAACATCAAAGGCAACCCCCCACAGACCAGGGATGCCATCGCGGAATTCGGAGGCTATCTCCGTGCCAACCTGGATTCCATGACCACCACCAATCCGATCCCCGTGCAGAGGGAGATCGAGCATGTCGAGAGCTACATCTACCTCAGGAAACTGAAATTCGGGGACCGTCTGAACATTATCTACAACATCGAGGACACATCATTCTTCCTGCCCCCGGAGACCATCAAGACCATCGTCAGTTCCGTCATAGAATACAATCTGGTAAGGGACGAACAACCCCTCACTATCACCCTCTCCACGGAGAACACCGAGAAATATCACGTCGTCAGGATCTACAACGATTCCGTCACTCCTCTGGCCCGCGGGTTCATCCGCGACAAGAACAACATCGAGATCGCGGCCATGGTTAACCGCCTCAATACCATGGTCGGAGGCACTCTGAAGAACATAGAAGATTCCCGCGGGGGGAACACGGTGGAGATACGCATCCCGCACAGTTCGAGGTACTGA
- a CDS encoding adenylosuccinate synthase PurA, with protein sequence MPSLAVIGAQWGDEGKGKIIDYLDEKADLIVRFQGGNNAGHTIVVGDKVFKLHGLPSGVVRPGKLAVIGNGTVVNIEELLGEIEEVEKQGGSVDGLRISDRAALIMNYHKKLDGAEEKYRGNKPVGTTKKGIGPCYQDKIARIGFRAGDLLEKETLEEKISLLLPYKKDLMNMLDAEGCSCTVESLLDKMTGWGEKLGKYIVDTGVLINESLDEGKNVMLEGAQGAMLDIDHGTYPFVTSSSTTGGGICTGSGIAPNRLNHCMGVVKAYTTRVGEGPFVTELSGEAEEILQKKGGEFGVTTGRGRRCGWLDLVVVNHAKTLCGFDSMAVTKLDVLNDYDELPVCIGYDIDGKVTKHFPASIRKLESAKPVYKTLKGWKGWNDTEALVKGGYDALPSEMKDYIAFMEKETGIPADIISVGPKRDQTIARKSDWWN encoded by the coding sequence ATGCCCAGCCTAGCAGTCATCGGTGCCCAATGGGGCGACGAAGGTAAAGGAAAGATTATCGACTACCTCGACGAGAAGGCAGATCTCATCGTCCGTTTCCAGGGAGGGAACAACGCCGGACACACTATCGTGGTCGGCGACAAGGTGTTCAAACTCCACGGACTCCCCTCCGGTGTCGTGAGGCCCGGCAAACTCGCAGTCATCGGAAACGGCACTGTCGTCAACATCGAAGAACTCCTCGGAGAGATCGAAGAGGTTGAGAAGCAGGGCGGAAGCGTGGACGGCCTGAGGATCTCCGACAGGGCCGCCCTCATCATGAACTATCACAAGAAGCTCGACGGCGCCGAGGAGAAATACCGCGGCAACAAGCCCGTCGGAACCACCAAGAAGGGAATCGGACCCTGCTACCAGGACAAGATCGCCAGGATCGGATTCAGGGCCGGCGACCTGCTGGAGAAGGAGACCCTCGAGGAGAAGATCTCCCTGCTCCTCCCCTACAAGAAAGACCTCATGAACATGCTCGATGCCGAGGGATGCAGCTGCACCGTTGAATCCCTGCTCGACAAGATGACCGGCTGGGGAGAGAAACTCGGAAAGTACATCGTGGACACCGGCGTTCTCATCAACGAATCCCTCGACGAGGGCAAGAACGTCATGCTCGAGGGTGCCCAGGGTGCCATGCTCGACATCGACCACGGAACCTACCCCTTCGTAACATCCTCTTCCACCACCGGCGGAGGAATCTGCACCGGATCCGGAATCGCCCCCAACAGGCTCAACCACTGCATGGGTGTCGTGAAAGCATACACCACCCGTGTCGGAGAGGGCCCCTTCGTGACCGAACTCAGCGGCGAGGCGGAGGAGATCCTCCAGAAGAAGGGCGGAGAGTTCGGTGTCACCACCGGCAGGGGAAGGAGATGCGGATGGCTCGACCTGGTCGTCGTCAACCACGCCAAGACCCTCTGCGGATTCGACTCCATGGCCGTCACCAAGCTCGATGTCCTGAACGACTACGATGAGCTTCCTGTCTGTATCGGTTACGACATCGACGGAAAGGTCACCAAGCACTTCCCCGCATCCATCAGGAAGCTCGAAAGCGCCAAACCCGTCTACAAGACCCTCAAGGGATGGAAGGGCTGGAACGACACCGAGGCCCTGGTCAAGGGCGGATACGACGCACTGCCCTCCGAGATGAAGGATTACATTGCCTTCATGGAGAAGGAGACAGGCATCCCCGCCGACATCATCTCCGTTGGCCCCAAGAGGGACCAGACCATCGCCCGCAAGAGCGACTGGTGGAACTGA
- a CDS encoding 3-octaprenyl-4-hydroxybenzoate decarboxylyase UbiD has product MRDWDSMTIDTAGAKVISETVDPDNYAATRYMQDDQDTTFLFTDLNGGKAAGNVFSTRAKIAKAMGIGKDEIVTHVMDAMSAPCATEEVSDAQFKQQELELDLTKLPIVKYFPKDAGRYISAGIVVSEYNGKRNVSFHRMLIKDKDTIVIRLVPRHTFTLFNEAKKDGKELKISICIGAPVEAMVSAALSVDFGTDELTIASAMHKKGHGTPLKVSKCDNGLFVPADCEYVFEGRITAETCTEGPFVDIAGTYDEVRDQPVIKIDKIWAKKDPVFQLLLPGGYEHFLLMGVPREPVIFKTVRQAVPKVKNVRLTEGGCCWLNGVVSISKNKEGDAVNAIMAAFTGHPSMKSVIIVDDDIDIFDDREVEWAVATRMQADKIIKIPGAAGSSLDPSAHGTTWKVGYDATIPVGADRAPFVKATLPPKE; this is encoded by the coding sequence ATGCGCGATTGGGATTCAATGACAATCGACACCGCAGGAGCCAAGGTAATCAGCGAGACCGTGGATCCCGACAACTATGCCGCCACCAGATACATGCAGGATGATCAGGACACGACCTTCCTATTCACCGACCTGAATGGCGGAAAGGCGGCAGGCAACGTATTCTCCACCAGGGCTAAGATCGCCAAGGCCATGGGCATCGGCAAGGATGAGATCGTCACCCATGTCATGGATGCCATGTCCGCTCCCTGCGCGACCGAGGAGGTCTCCGATGCGCAGTTCAAACAGCAGGAACTTGAACTGGACCTGACCAAACTGCCCATCGTCAAGTACTTCCCCAAGGATGCCGGAAGGTACATCTCCGCAGGCATCGTTGTTTCCGAGTACAACGGCAAGAGGAACGTATCCTTCCACAGGATGCTCATCAAGGACAAGGACACCATCGTCATCCGTCTCGTCCCCCGCCACACCTTCACCCTCTTCAACGAGGCCAAGAAGGACGGCAAGGAACTGAAAATCTCTATCTGTATCGGAGCTCCCGTGGAGGCCATGGTCTCCGCAGCCCTGTCCGTCGATTTCGGTACCGACGAACTGACCATCGCATCCGCCATGCACAAGAAAGGACACGGCACACCCCTGAAGGTATCCAAGTGCGACAACGGACTCTTCGTTCCCGCAGACTGCGAGTATGTCTTCGAGGGAAGGATCACCGCCGAGACCTGCACCGAAGGACCCTTCGTAGACATTGCTGGCACATATGATGAGGTCAGGGACCAGCCAGTCATCAAGATCGACAAGATCTGGGCCAAGAAGGACCCTGTGTTTCAGCTTCTCCTCCCCGGAGGATACGAGCATTTCCTGCTGATGGGAGTCCCCAGGGAACCCGTCATCTTCAAGACCGTCAGGCAGGCCGTACCCAAGGTGAAGAACGTACGTCTCACCGAGGGAGGATGCTGCTGGTTGAACGGAGTGGTTTCCATCTCCAAGAACAAGGAGGGAGACGCGGTCAACGCCATCATGGCTGCCTTCACCGGACACCCCTCCATGAAGAGCGTCATCATCGTGGATGACGACATCGACATCTTCGACGACCGCGAGGTCGAGTGGGCCGTCGCCACCAGGATGCAGGCTGACAAAATCATCAAGATCCCCGGTGCGGCCGGTTCCTCTCTGGACCCCTCCGCTCACGGTACCACTTGGAAGGTCGGTTACGATGCCACCATCCCCGTGGGAGCCGACCGTGCACCCTTCGTGAAGGCCACCCTGCCTCCGAAGGAGTGA
- a CDS encoding adhesin-like protein, whose amino-acid sequence MNSKVFTAVILGFMMFSAVPYVFADGSEAYTATDGERGVGFSFNNLPDADFTKLYGDTKKTSMATEVLDRIVKSTSAYKIEDIAVTGMSESSYLGQKVAGTTVTAIQADSQTYKISFKATVITGSVDLFENTEYNVNAIKELGMVNKTQTDAYFTVNAEVKSVSYEKMVNEYTANSSGNFVLTKSISTEMEDIATKVDATYTYIAGGSEKTLKLTYDYGQYTYVKSTLNIDFNGKDVKDLTASDYCEQKRTIDDLSGRMWSKATANSHSSKIDVSEGKEMYEMMYLVDSPEKPICPVTIETEDLVAEEYQYYGASSALFTPSKVSDAELKDNGAMKAFLQKVGTVTDTYSGVESGSDSLCKAPSKGSNLLLYGGIGAAIAVVAVLGILIFLKKRAA is encoded by the coding sequence ATGAATTCCAAAGTATTCACGGCAGTTATTCTGGGCTTCATGATGTTCTCGGCGGTGCCGTATGTTTTTGCGGACGGTTCCGAGGCATACACCGCTACCGATGGGGAGCGCGGTGTGGGATTTTCCTTCAATAATCTGCCAGATGCCGATTTTACTAAGCTATACGGTGACACCAAAAAGACCAGCATGGCAACCGAGGTATTGGACAGGATAGTAAAATCTACCTCAGCCTACAAGATCGAAGACATTGCCGTAACGGGAATGTCCGAATCCTCCTACCTCGGTCAGAAGGTGGCAGGTACTACCGTGACCGCCATCCAAGCAGATTCCCAGACTTACAAGATATCTTTCAAAGCCACTGTGATTACCGGCAGCGTAGACCTCTTCGAGAATACCGAATACAATGTAAATGCCATCAAGGAACTCGGAATGGTCAATAAGACCCAGACCGATGCATATTTCACGGTGAACGCAGAGGTAAAGTCAGTATCCTATGAGAAAATGGTCAACGAATACACTGCCAACTCATCGGGCAATTTCGTTCTGACGAAATCCATCAGTACGGAGATGGAGGACATCGCCACCAAGGTCGATGCGACCTATACGTACATTGCGGGAGGAAGTGAGAAGACCCTCAAACTCACTTATGACTACGGGCAGTACACGTATGTCAAGAGTACCCTGAACATCGACTTCAACGGCAAGGATGTGAAGGATCTCACCGCTTCTGATTACTGTGAGCAGAAAAGGACCATCGATGACCTGTCCGGCAGGATGTGGTCAAAGGCCACTGCCAACAGCCATTCTTCCAAGATAGATGTTAGCGAGGGAAAGGAGATGTATGAGATGATGTATCTGGTGGACAGTCCTGAAAAACCTATCTGTCCGGTCACCATCGAGACCGAGGACCTCGTAGCGGAGGAGTACCAGTACTACGGTGCATCGAGTGCTCTGTTTACTCCGTCGAAGGTCTCCGATGCCGAACTCAAGGATAACGGAGCCATGAAGGCATTCCTGCAGAAGGTCGGAACGGTCACGGACACCTACAGCGGTGTCGAATCCGGATCCGACAGTCTCTGCAAAGCGCCTTCGAAGGGATCCAACCTCCTGCTGTACGGCGGAATAGGTGCGGCTATTGCTGTCGTCGCAGTCCTCGGAATCCTCATCTTCCTGAAGAAGAGAGCCGCCTGA
- a CDS encoding signal transduction histidine kinase: protein MYSRLWHAICLLIIAGMSVITLVSAAIIMPYDNSWDRQAIIFLTGLIIGMILCLILFASVYFDKKISLDMLFFMCLISIEFLLLQIEFQRYYIECTDPSSDLIWLAYLLGNSVFPVLVWVFGNYERIVMGVTKEQYRPYYMALNILLITITAMNLLQGATSCLFTIENGVYTVTELDYIHDALTMLQGIVCIVLALRYGVSIIQKLIFVTYLSIPLILLLTQVPSYNPSLMYLTNLLMFLFMYGSVYMSRGITIARNKAEMTNRKIAMMVSRIEPNFLNEALQSIESIEGNPEETRKALSMFAKYLHENVNTISQIRPIAFSDELEHVLIYTYLEKLRFKDHINVIYDIRADNFRIPAMTVQMMVENAIKHGITQREEGGTVTVTSEELPDAFRITVADDGVGFDVNAPRDPNRSHIGLENLEARLKNTLGGTFEISSTPGVGTTAVVTIPKSANRSDA from the coding sequence ATGTACAGCAGACTCTGGCATGCAATCTGTCTCCTTATCATCGCGGGGATGTCCGTCATCACCCTGGTGAGCGCCGCCATCATAATGCCCTACGACAACTCGTGGGACCGCCAGGCCATCATCTTCCTCACGGGACTCATCATCGGCATGATCCTGTGCCTCATCCTCTTCGCGTCCGTGTACTTCGACAAAAAGATCAGTCTGGATATGCTGTTCTTCATGTGCCTGATCTCCATCGAGTTCCTGCTCCTTCAGATTGAATTCCAGCGTTACTACATAGAATGCACCGACCCTTCCAGCGACCTGATATGGCTCGCCTATCTCCTGGGCAACAGCGTGTTCCCGGTACTCGTCTGGGTCTTCGGAAACTACGAACGCATCGTGATGGGGGTCACCAAGGAGCAGTACCGCCCGTACTACATGGCGCTCAATATCCTGCTGATAACCATCACGGCCATGAACCTCCTGCAGGGAGCGACCAGCTGCCTGTTCACCATCGAGAACGGAGTGTATACGGTTACGGAACTGGATTACATACATGATGCACTGACGATGCTCCAGGGCATCGTGTGTATCGTCCTCGCCCTGAGATACGGGGTCTCCATCATCCAGAAACTGATTTTCGTGACCTATCTCTCGATACCTCTGATCCTGCTCCTCACCCAGGTCCCGTCCTACAACCCCTCGCTCATGTATCTCACGAACCTGCTGATGTTCCTGTTCATGTACGGCTCTGTGTACATGTCGCGCGGTATCACCATCGCCCGCAACAAGGCGGAGATGACCAACCGCAAGATCGCCATGATGGTGTCCAGGATAGAACCCAATTTCCTCAACGAGGCTCTCCAGTCGATCGAATCGATTGAGGGCAATCCTGAGGAGACCCGCAAGGCCCTGTCCATGTTCGCCAAGTATCTCCACGAGAACGTCAACACCATATCCCAGATCAGACCAATCGCATTCTCGGACGAACTGGAACATGTCCTCATCTACACCTATCTGGAAAAACTCCGTTTCAAGGACCACATCAACGTGATTTACGACATAAGGGCCGATAACTTCAGGATTCCAGCGATGACCGTTCAGATGATGGTGGAGAACGCCATCAAACACGGCATCACGCAGCGCGAGGAAGGCGGAACAGTCACTGTGACCTCGGAGGAACTTCCCGATGCGTTCCGTATAACCGTCGCGGACGACGGAGTGGGATTCGATGTGAATGCCCCCCGGGACCCCAACCGCAGCCACATCGGACTAGAGAATCTGGAGGCCCGCCTGAAGAACACCCTGGGCGGTACCTTCGAGATATCCAGTACACCCGGCGTGGGAACGACGGCGGTCGTCACCATCCCCAAATCGGCCAACCGCTCCGATGCCTGA